A portion of the Podospora pseudoanserina strain CBS 124.78 chromosome 2, whole genome shotgun sequence genome contains these proteins:
- a CDS encoding hypothetical protein (EggNog:ENOG503PI30), which translates to MYGQSVHWRSTLNHDAEGDKDNRDEGRAPRQDYGHHQDEDEQQEEVEFASRIEEWRKQRTQRQHRDHQHNGQRYRRHREKSRQASSSPQPADSPSPEPLPGNASPPGRSTVDRLARKLSKQNLQHSNRVNAQSSMPMAPSPLQSMPPVVPETPSIAAETFTTPFPAHVEVDQQYQQPTSSQPPTILPDTAAEKPEDKRLDFKELRRHASARALQARLQAMIDNETQCNVRSEPMPPPPPPPPAATIPRPWLAPPVGEPVIIEVDPDCAMPNWDNSLEVDENDTSDIALDGLVSSARHAHAPSGVRKQSIGGVALRYRLSVDAALRCQNVVRNRPRMRKRDKSRHGSTVSSAMTSAISSPVVGPTIPSSSSMPPPPPPYTQP; encoded by the coding sequence ATGTACGGCCAATCCGTACACTGGCGCTCGACGCTCAACCACGATGCAGAGGGGGACAAAGACAACCGAGACGAAGGCAGGGCGCCCCGACAAGACTATGGGCACCACCAGGATGAAGacgagcagcaggaggaagtCGAATTTGCCAGTCGAATTGAAGAGTGGAGGAAACAACGAACTCAACGCCAGCACCGAGATCATCAGCACAATGGACAGCGTTATCGGAGACATAGGGAGAAATCGCGCCAAGCCTCATCGTCACCACAGCCGGCCGATTCACCATCACCCGAACCGTTACCTGGGAACGCATCACCCCCAGGACGATCAACCGTCGACAGGTTGGCCCGCAAGCTGAGCAAGCAAAACTTGCAACACAGCAACCGTGTAAATGCACAGTCGTCAATGCCAATGGCCCCTTCGCCATTGCAATCGATGCCTCCTGTCGTGCCTGAGACGCCATCCATCGCCGCAGAGACGTTTACAACGCCCTTTCCTGCACATGTGGAGGTGGATCAACAATATCAACAACCCACATCGTCTCAGCCACCTACTATTTTACCAGATACAGCTGCTGAAAAGCCCGAGGATAAACGACTCGACTTTAAGGAGCTTCGTCGACATGCCAGCGCGCGTGCACTGCAGGCTCGCCTACAGGCCATGATTGACAACGAAACGCAGTGCAATGTACGCAGCGAGCCtatgccaccaccgccgccgccgccgcctgcAGCGACCATCCCAAGACCGTGGTTGGCACCTCCTGTGGGTGAACCCGTCATCATCGAAGTTGACCCAGACTGTGCCATGCCCAATTGGGACAACAGCTTGGAGGTGGACGAAAACGACACCAGTGATATTGCGCTTGACGGTTTGGTGTCATCTGCACGCCACGCACATGCTCCCAGCGGTGTTAGAAAGCAATCGATTGGGGGTGTCGCTCTCCGGTACCGGTTGTCCGTCGACGCAGCGCTTCGCTGCCAAAACGTGGTCAGAAACCGCCCCAGAATGCGAAAGAGGGACAAGTCGCGCCACGGAAGCACCGTCTCCTCTGCCATGACGTCGGCCATCTCTTCACCTGTTGTTGGGCCCACCAtaccctcatcctcttccatgccgccaccaccaccaccctacaCTCAACCCTAG
- a CDS encoding hypothetical protein (COG:S; EggNog:ENOG503P75G) gives MAGVEGVAFVTGGLPLAGNKQSGSFYSHDMDEAGSTDFFDQFVMLDGSDSETTAEGGGGLGQFCGASGLPMSPRLLSIEPSLSMPIAAETGSVSGRAAGTHGNFGPPGAIHGNVNGHSLPAGGWQGAVNSPIIAHPRQFHQQQAQRLQRSTTNIGNLKIKPDTEVDGLTYTTSGFGEALGGGTVSDSELLKLEGLSMRATKVEVPQPAASVPPSPTPLASSPKKTSRLGAFCSRFRSKAASTLQGKSKQQHMEIKQESISTPVISSAQMGGGTAKPRPGRPRPVNLNLTKSQLPLSPPLTGAVPTSSQPQTISGDKLMNGSNNNNNNMNFVNGFIDDPFLTGQFLRGGQFAAPLPMNNNSNNMPHTPLQTPLIDSIPASWQLPVTSPGFVLSPNGEINTNWWDTTSIDAMDTDPITNLFPPTTSSTTTNPRDASLNLAMHFPQTPSILHPQYRAQMQQQQSSSSSSSSSRRPKPRAPSSGARHHHYTTSGPGMSPRKTRTVVSGSSTTPSPTTTTTTSSSKPIPTGGRSHRRSTSMTTLPSGTLLDPPSTSQSSSAAIRKRRSWTGRRVSHSSSQINLHSLASPSQSSRGHKSTRRTASCSSLAALAGMGGVEHNGGGGGSFVNYTPNDKQLLMTGVAPSGSSKTKLRREKEAKEKAREFKERLARAVEAAGGDLKRLEEVEEGLTLGV, from the exons ATGGCTGGCGTCGAGGGCGTGGCTTTCGTGACTGGCGGCCTACCCCTCGCGGGGAACAAACAAAGCGGCAGCTTCTACAGTCATGACATGGACGAGGCAGGATCGACCGATTTCTTTGACCAATTTGTCATGCTCGATGGCTCCGACTCGGAAACTACCGcagaaggaggcggcggccTCGGCCAGTTTTGCGGCGCTTCTGGCCTGCCCATGTCGCCACGGCTCTTGTCCATCGAACCATCACTGTCGATGCCCATCGCCGCCGAGACTGGCTCAGTCAGCGGGCGGGCGGCTGGGACTCACGGGAACTTCGGGCCACCGGGAGCCATCCACGGCAACGTCAATGGCCACAGTTTGCCTGCCGGTGGCTGGCAGGGTGCCGTCAACTCCCCTATCATTGCCCATCCTCGTCAGTttcaccagcaacaggcACAGCGACTTCAACGATCGACGACCAATATTGGGAACCTCAAGATCAAACCGGATACCGAGGTTGACGGCCTAACCTATACCACCAGCGGGTTTGGAGAAGCTCTCGGTGGAGGAACTGTGTCAGACTCggagcttctcaagctcgAGGGGCTGTCGATGCGCGCGACAAAAGTCGAAGTGCCTCAGCCAGCCGCTTCTgttcctccctcgcccactCCTCTGGCAAGCAGTCCCAAGAAGACTAGTCGCCTAGGGGCTTTCTGTTCGAGATTCCGCAGCAAAGCGGCTTCCACACTTCAGGGCAAGTCAAAACAGCAACATATGGAGATCAAGCAAGAATCCATTTCGACTCCCGTCATTTCTTCTGCCcagatgggaggagggacagCAAAGCCTCGGCCAGGTCGACCAAGACCTGTCAATCTGAATCTCACCAAATCACAACTACCCCTTTCTCCACCACTGACCGGTGCGGTGCCTACCTCATCGCAGCCACAGACCATCAGTGGTGATAAACTGATGaatggcagcaacaacaacaataataATATGAATTTCGTTAACGGTTTCATCGACGACCCTTTTCTAACCGGCCAATTCCTGAGAGGGGGACAATTCGCCGCTCCATTACCAatgaacaacaacagcaacaacatgcCCCATACGCCACTGCAAACCCCCCTGATCGATAGCATcccagcctcctggcaacTCCCCGTCACATCCCCAGGCTTCGTGTTGTCTCCCAATGGCGAAATCAACACCAACTGGTGGGACACAACCAGCATCGACGCAATGGACACCGACCCGATAACCAACCTtttccctcccaccacctcctccaccaccaccaacccccgtGACGCCTCCCTCAATTTGGCTATGCACTTCCCCCAAACTCCTTCGA TCCTCCACCCTCAGTACCGCGCCCAGatgcaacagcaacaatcatcatcctcctcctcctcctcctcccggcgTCCCAAACCCCGCGCCCCTTCTTCAGGagcccgccaccaccactataCCACCTCCGGCCCGGGCATGTCCCCAAGGAAAACTCGCACCGTCGTCTCCGGCtcgtcaacaaccccctccccaacaacaacaaccaccacctcctcttccaaaccTATCCCCACTGGCGGTAGATCACACCGGAGATCAACAAGCAtgaccaccctcccctcaggcaccctcctcgaccccccTTCTACTTCCCAATCATCCTCCGCCGCAATAAGAAAACGCCGCTCCTGGACCGGCCGTCGGGTCTCGCATTCCTCATCGCAGATTAACCTCCATTCTCTCGCCTCTCCTTCCCAATCGTCGCGAGGACATAAATCCACGCGCCGGACAGCGTCGTGTTCGTCGCTTGCGGCACTGGCTGGTATGGGTGGTGTGGAGCAtaatggtggtggaggggggtcaTTTGTGAACTACACGCCGAACGACAAGCAGCTCCTCATGACAGGGGTCGCGCCGAGCGGGAGCAGCAAGACAAAGTTGCGcagagagaaggaggcgaaggagaaggcgagagAGTTTAAAGAgcggttggcgagggcggtggaggcggcggggggggATTTGAaacggttggaggaggtggaggaggggttgactTTGGGGGTGTAA